In Novipirellula galeiformis, one DNA window encodes the following:
- a CDS encoding GrpB family protein codes for METNPVRLMHFDPRWRQEFEQTRSSILQSCEGRVVDVVHIGSTAISGLIARPTLDLLAGVSEADMMERAALLIEGLNYRRVASPLWAGSCITLCKPRYVTPDPPDPTHCVYLMMAMSPAWVEAVSIRDYLRQNAESAVDFEAAKVKRWRRGEGDLERYNADKAIFFAHLKDQIDAT; via the coding sequence ATGGAAACCAATCCCGTTCGCTTGATGCACTTTGATCCACGATGGCGTCAAGAATTCGAGCAAACACGAAGTAGCATCCTGCAATCATGTGAAGGGCGGGTGGTCGATGTCGTTCATATCGGCAGCACCGCGATTTCGGGGCTCATCGCCCGTCCGACCCTCGATTTGCTCGCAGGGGTGAGCGAAGCCGATATGATGGAGCGTGCCGCATTGTTGATCGAAGGACTGAATTACCGCCGAGTCGCATCGCCATTGTGGGCAGGATCCTGTATCACGCTATGCAAACCTCGTTATGTTACCCCTGACCCCCCTGACCCGACCCACTGCGTCTATTTAATGATGGCGATGAGTCCCGCTTGGGTTGAGGCGGTTTCCATTCGCGATTATCTGCGTCAAAATGCCGAATCAGCGGTCGATTTTGAAGCCGCAAAAGTGAAGCGATGGCGGCGTGGCGAAGGGGACCTCGAGCGATACAATGCCGACAAGGCGATCTTCTTTGCACACTTGAAAGACCAAATTGATGCAACCTAA
- a CDS encoding SHD1 domain-containing protein — MDNSCVCDYSGVDAGVVVEPAPMVYEEGSVESPAVMEQPFEHGATIEGDTIETIPSGPATSSPSDSPFAAPQDAVDSSSDMPAEAPATPAPAAEPAPVVPAAEPKPAPAAEPKPAPAAEPKPAPAAEPKPAPAAEPKPAPAEEPKPAPADDLFGDPAPAETPAKPATPPAVDDIFGADAPASGEEKSAKPAMDEDIFAAPADAPAAEKPAPAEKPAPNAFDDLFGGDAPAADAPAVEAPAAEAPAMEAPSTEPAVGDTNLDDLFGGDAPAADAPAAEAPAAEAPAMEAPATEPAVGDTNLDDLFGGDAPAADAPAAEAPAAEAPAMEAPATEPAVGDTNLDDLFGGDAPAVEAPAAEAPADAVEMEAPATEPAVGDTNLDDLFGEPAKPAAATDKTEAPADPADSLDDLFNAAPAEEAAPANESIDDLFGQPAEAEETKTEKDTAGASIDDLFGNVERSTAPVAKGATELRGAEQTAAQDSTQLVVSEKSSVSVTSISDTRSRTWIDNTGSFRTDGRLIEINSGSVRLLKSNGKTCTVPMSRMCAADVAYVESIQRQIESSKVAMLTSR; from the coding sequence GTGGATAACAGTTGCGTTTGTGATTACAGCGGTGTCGACGCCGGTGTGGTGGTTGAGCCCGCTCCGATGGTCTACGAAGAGGGAAGTGTTGAATCACCCGCGGTGATGGAACAACCCTTCGAGCATGGCGCCACCATCGAGGGTGATACGATCGAAACGATCCCAAGCGGTCCAGCAACAAGCTCTCCCTCGGATTCACCCTTCGCAGCACCTCAGGATGCGGTGGACTCTAGCTCGGACATGCCTGCGGAAGCCCCAGCGACTCCCGCTCCAGCAGCGGAGCCAGCTCCGGTTGTACCTGCGGCAGAACCCAAACCAGCTCCCGCAGCAGAACCCAAGCCAGCTCCCGCGGCAGAACCCAAGCCTGCTCCTGCAGCAGAACCCAAGCCTGCTCCTGCGGCAGAACCCAAACCAGCTCCTGCGGAAGAACCCAAACCAGCTCCTGCAGACGATTTGTTCGGCGATCCTGCGCCAGCGGAAACCCCTGCGAAGCCAGCTACGCCACCTGCAGTGGACGACATTTTTGGTGCAGACGCCCCAGCCAGCGGTGAAGAGAAGTCGGCAAAGCCCGCCATGGACGAAGATATCTTCGCTGCTCCGGCGGATGCCCCTGCAGCGGAAAAACCAGCTCCTGCAGAAAAGCCAGCACCGAATGCGTTTGATGATCTGTTTGGTGGCGATGCCCCAGCGGCAGACGCTCCCGCCGTGGAAGCTCCCGCTGCAGAAGCTCCAGCAATGGAAGCACCTTCAACCGAGCCCGCCGTAGGCGACACGAACCTCGACGATCTGTTTGGTGGCGATGCCCCAGCGGCAGACGCCCCCGCCGCGGAAGCTCCCGCTGCAGAAGCTCCAGCAATGGAAGCTCCTGCGACTGAGCCCGCCGTTGGCGACACGAACCTCGATGATCTGTTTGGTGGCGATGCCCCAGCGGCAGACGCCCCCGCCGCGGAAGCTCCCGCTGCAGAAGCTCCAGCGATGGAAGCACCTGCAACCGAGCCCGCCGTTGGCGACACGAACCTCGACGATCTGTTTGGTGGCGATGCCCCAGCGGTAGAGGCTCCCGCCGCGGAAGCTCCTGCTGACGCTGTGGAAATGGAAGCTCCTGCGACTGAGCCAGCCGTGGGGGATACGAACCTCGACGATTTGTTTGGTGAACCAGCAAAACCTGCTGCCGCTACGGACAAAACTGAGGCTCCTGCAGATCCGGCCGATAGTCTCGACGATCTTTTCAACGCAGCCCCAGCCGAAGAAGCGGCGCCTGCGAACGAATCGATCGACGACTTGTTTGGCCAACCCGCCGAAGCGGAAGAAACCAAAACCGAAAAGGACACCGCGGGAGCCTCCATCGATGATCTGTTCGGCAACGTCGAGCGATCCACCGCTCCAGTGGCGAAGGGGGCTACCGAGCTACGCGGTGCGGAACAGACCGCTGCTCAAGACTCGACCCAGCTTGTCGTTTCGGAAAAGAGTTCGGTTAGCGTGACTTCGATATCGGACACTCGCTCGCGTACTTGGATCGATAACACCGGCAGCTTCCGCACCGATGGGCGTTTGATCGAAATCAATTCGGGCAGCGTTCGTTTGCTGAAATCCAATGGCAAAACGTGCACCGTACCGATGTCACGGATGTGCGCCGCAGACGTCGCCTATGTCGAATCGATCCAACGCCAGATCGAATCGTCGAAGGTCGCGATGCTGACCAGCCGTTAA
- a CDS encoding sensor histidine kinase, translating to MFRFIKSVFSSMSLERKCLLFFGSALLVLMCAAFFVVQLLAKSLVTNTTRQRARDYAAAELMLIHSDAQWSSELPSEVVNRDKELLGGLRSELLNSKIDFQILALRDASPYDNLPSIALPSSSTTLGAMELGRLKSLQPQYREWLTRQIAQDRPDVERPLDLGENESMSRIGLLGTTVFAEDGPVGDRYIYYSPVFFKPTCVLSCHSPTGGAISTSPDEDPATLASQYPFRVFRVSMPYQETHEQTTWIRAIVIALAMLIIAVTLFVLHAIVRYLVLQPLYHLRDVSDAITHGDTNQRATIDTEDEFRELADAFNRMLRHLTETQDKIQEVNRELDARVDQLAQLNLQLYEANRLKSDFLANMSHELRTPLNSIIGFSEVLQGIDSLNDKQRRYAGNIRKSGRLLLEMINDILDLAKVEAGKMEVRRTEFDLSRLVSAQCDMIHALSEEKNISLTVEVPEHLPKAFQDQNKLGQIINNLLSNAIKFTPEGGMITVHIEEVKNGRFRLSVSDTGVGIAEEDQSIIFQKFRQSQKVLNDEGLTREFSGTGLGLSIVKELAKLLGGEVDFESELGRGSRFWVTLPWRLPEVPAMSNRTPSALPSALQDTASGLTTAPPSP from the coding sequence ATGTTTCGCTTCATCAAGAGCGTTTTCTCCTCCATGAGCCTCGAGCGGAAATGCCTGCTCTTTTTTGGCTCAGCGCTACTTGTATTGATGTGTGCCGCCTTTTTTGTGGTTCAATTGCTGGCCAAAAGTCTGGTCACGAACACCACACGCCAGCGAGCGCGAGACTATGCGGCAGCCGAATTGATGCTCATCCACAGCGACGCTCAGTGGTCCTCCGAACTGCCCTCGGAGGTCGTCAATCGGGACAAAGAACTACTGGGCGGGTTACGTTCGGAGCTACTGAATTCCAAAATCGACTTTCAAATTCTCGCTTTGCGAGACGCGTCGCCCTACGACAATTTGCCCAGCATTGCGTTGCCTTCGTCGTCGACCACGCTTGGCGCGATGGAACTTGGCCGCTTGAAGAGTCTGCAGCCACAGTATCGCGAATGGTTAACGCGTCAGATCGCGCAAGACCGTCCCGATGTGGAACGACCGTTGGATTTAGGCGAGAACGAATCGATGAGTCGCATCGGTTTGCTTGGGACAACGGTGTTCGCCGAAGATGGCCCTGTGGGCGATCGCTACATCTATTACTCGCCCGTCTTCTTCAAACCCACCTGTGTGTTGTCGTGCCATAGTCCGACCGGCGGCGCGATCTCGACATCCCCCGATGAAGATCCGGCGACGTTGGCGTCCCAATATCCGTTTCGTGTGTTTCGGGTCAGTATGCCGTACCAGGAAACACACGAGCAAACGACTTGGATTCGCGCGATCGTCATTGCACTTGCGATGCTGATCATCGCGGTGACCCTGTTTGTTTTACACGCGATCGTTCGCTATTTGGTGCTCCAACCCCTGTATCACCTTCGTGATGTCAGCGATGCGATCACCCACGGAGATACGAATCAACGAGCCACGATTGATACCGAAGACGAGTTTCGCGAACTGGCCGATGCCTTCAATCGAATGCTTCGCCACTTGACCGAAACTCAGGACAAGATCCAAGAGGTCAATCGCGAACTCGATGCTCGGGTGGATCAGCTTGCACAACTAAACCTGCAGCTCTATGAGGCCAACCGGCTGAAAAGCGACTTTCTGGCTAACATGAGTCACGAATTACGAACACCGCTCAATAGCATCATCGGGTTTTCCGAGGTGCTTCAAGGCATCGATTCGCTCAATGACAAACAGCGGCGATACGCTGGGAATATCCGCAAAAGCGGTCGTTTGCTCTTGGAAATGATCAACGACATTTTGGATCTGGCAAAAGTCGAAGCGGGCAAGATGGAAGTGCGACGAACGGAATTTGATCTCTCCCGACTCGTCTCGGCCCAGTGCGACATGATTCACGCGTTGTCCGAAGAGAAGAATATTTCGCTCACCGTCGAGGTCCCCGAACATCTTCCTAAAGCGTTCCAAGATCAAAATAAACTCGGCCAAATCATCAACAACTTGCTCAGCAACGCGATCAAGTTCACCCCCGAAGGGGGCATGATCACCGTTCATATCGAAGAGGTAAAAAACGGTCGCTTCCGGCTTTCGGTCAGCGACACCGGGGTGGGGATTGCCGAAGAGGACCAATCGATCATTTTCCAGAAGTTTCGTCAGAGCCAAAAGGTACTCAACGACGAAGGGCTAACGCGTGAGTTCTCGGGCACCGGACTGGGGCTATCGATCGTCAAGGAGTTAGCAAAACTGCTCGGCGGTGAAGTCGATTTTGAGAGCGAACTGGGGCGTGGTAGCCGATTTTGGGTCACGTTGCCGTGGCGGTTACCAGAGGTCCCTGCGATGTCCAACCGCACGCCAAGTGCACTGCCATCGGCATTACAAGACACCGCAAGTGGTTTGACGACGGCGCCGCCTTCGCCGTAG